One genomic region from Oncorhynchus keta strain PuntledgeMale-10-30-2019 chromosome 33, Oket_V2, whole genome shotgun sequence encodes:
- the LOC118366219 gene encoding leucine-rich repeat neuronal protein 3-like, which translates to MKDVSFVDRFFMGLAMTAFVLASEERVDCPQLCVCEIRPWFSPSSVYMEAPIVDCNDLGLFTLPGRLPTDTQVLLLQTNNIAKIEKSLDYLANITEIDLSQNNLSSMSDIHLGRLPQLLSLHMEENWIRQLPDSCLAELANLQELYMNHNLISSISPTAFQGLHNLLRLHLNSNKLQTMSSEWFDTMPNLEILMIGENPITSVQDMNFKPLRNLRSLVLTRMNLSQLPDGALSGLDNLESISFYDNTFPEVPHAALRNLKNLKFLDLNKNPIGRIQRGDFADMLHLKELGINSMPELVSIDSFALNNLPELTKIEATNNPKLSYIHPNAFYKLPRLETLMLNGNALSALHRITVESLPNLREVSMHSNPIRCDCVVRWMNMNKTNIRFMEPDSLFCVEPPEYEGQHVRQVHFREMTEICLPLISPESMPGHVSVDNGSSVSLHCRAFAEPEPDIYWITPSGTRVLPNTVSDKYYMHPEGTFDIYDVTENEAGLYTCVAHNLVGADLKSVSVEVDGYFPRPANGSLDVNIKSVQTNSVLVAWKAAHGGLAPNIKWYTASDPNRPTMAFTARVPSDVKVYNLTHLTPATQYKVCVDIRGILYKHDTKCVNVTTKGLELAAKDTEKWHAAVIAVFGVLLAVISVACLLIYVSLRNHHLCGDLRKCRSKVSLTPVAGLHSPFTRLWVSGKGLPTAVEVKPTVINVSDNAF; encoded by the coding sequence ATGAAGGACGTGTCATTTGTGGATCGTTTCTTCATGGGCCTTGCCATGACTGCCTTTGTTCTGGCCTCTGAGGAGAGAGTCGATTGCCCTCAGCTATGTGTGTGTGAAATCAGACCCTGGTTCTCTCCCAGCTCCGTCTACATGGAGGCCCCAATTGTTGACTGTAATGACTTGGGACTTTTCACTCTGCCTGGGAGATTACCAACAGACACACAAGTGCTATTGCTGCAGACCAACAACATTGCAAAGATTGAGAAATCTTTGGATTACCTGGCCAACATCACAGAGATTGACTTGTCGCAAAACAACTTATCCTCAATGAGTGACATCCACCTCGGGCGGCTGCCTCAGCTGCTGTCCTTACACATGGAGGAGAACTGGATACGCCAGCTCCCAGATAGCTGCCTGGCAGAGCTGGCCAACCTTCAGGAGCTTTACATGAACCACAACCTGATCTCATCCATCTCCCCCACAGCATTCCAGGGCCTCCACAATCTCCTCCGGCTCCACCTCAACTCCAACAAGCTGCAGACGATGAGTAGTGAGTGGTTCGACACCATGCCCAATCTGGAAATACTCATGATTGGGGAGAATCCGATAACCTCCGTTCAAGACATGAACTTCAAGCCCCTTCGTAATCTCAGAAGTCTAGTTCTGACCAGGATGAACCTATCGCAGTTACCCGACGGCGCTCTATCTGGCCTCGACAACTTGGAGAGCATCTCGTTCTACGACAACACCTTTCCCGAAGTTCCCCACGCAGCTCTGCGGAACCTAAAGAACCTCAAGTTTCTGGATCTTAACAAGAATCCCATCGGGAGGATACAGAGGGGAGATTTTGCAGACATGCTCCACCTCAAAGAGCTGGGAATTAACAGCATGCCGGAACTGGTCTCTATCGACAGCTTCGCCCTAAACAACCTCCCCGAACTGACTAAGATTGAGGCCACCAACAATCCCAAGCTCTCCTACATCCACCCCAATGCTTTCTACAAACTGCCCAGGCTGGAGACGTTGATGCTGAATGGGAACGCGCTTAGCGCCCTACACAGGATTACCGTGGAGTCCCTCCCCAACCTGCGGGAGGTGAGCATGCACAGCAACCCCATCCGCTGCGACTGTGTGGTCCGCTGGATGAACATGAACAAGACCAACATACGCTTTATGGAACCGGATTCTCTCTTCTGTGTGGAGCCTCCCGAGTACGAGGGCCAGCATGTCCGGCAGGTCCACTTCAGGGAGATGACAGAGATCTGTCTGCCTCTCATCTCCCCTGAAAGCATGCCCGGGCACGTTAGCGTTGACAACGGGAGTTCGGTGTCGCTCCACTGCCGGGCCTTTGCCGAACCCGAACCGGACATCTACTGGATCACGCCTTCTGGTACCAGGGTCCTGCCCAATACCGTTTCAGATAAGTACTACATGCACCCAGAAGGAACATTTGACATCTACGACGTAACAGAGAACGAGGCTGGCCTGTACACCTGTGTTGCCCACAATCTAGTCGGCGCAGACCTGAAGTCAGTCTCTGTGGAGGTGGATGGATACTTCCCCCGACCTGCCAACGGCTCTTTGGATGTCAACATCAAATCAGTGCAGACCAACTCGGTCCTGGTGGCCTGGAAAGCCGCCCATGGCGGTCTGGCTCCTAACATAAAGTGGTACACGGCTTCCGACCCCAACCGCCCGACCATGGCGTTCACTGCACGCGTACCGTCTGATGTGAAAGTGTACAATCTCACACATCTGACTCCCGCCACCCAGTACAAGGTGTGTGTGGACATCCGCGGCATCCTCTACAAACACGACACCAAATGTGTCAATGTCACCACAAAGGGATTAGAGCTGGCGGCCAAGGACACTGAAAAGTGGCACGCGGCAGTAATCGCTGTCTTTGGTGTGCTTCTCGCCGTGATTTCAGTGGCCTGTCTGCTTATTTATGTGTCTCTGAGGAACCACCACCTTTGTGGGGATTTAAGGAAATGCCGCTCCAAAGTGTCCCTGACGCCGGTGGCTGGCCTGCACTCTCCTTTTACGAGGCTGTGGGTCTCAGGGAAAGGACTGCCAACCGCGGTGGAAGTGAAACCCACAGTCATAAATGTATCTGACAATGCCTTTTAA